The following are encoded in a window of Thamnophis elegans isolate rThaEle1 chromosome 14, rThaEle1.pri, whole genome shotgun sequence genomic DNA:
- the LOC116517560 gene encoding C-factor-like has protein sequence MAQPLDFCVFSVLVTGSDRGIGLGLVKRFLELSSPPKWVFATTMDLEGEETKELREMVCRYPNLVVLQLDVTKPESIQAAQKEVEKCVGEGGLTLLYNNAGIWIFNDLQTENAKDMMRVYSVNTIGPLLMSQAFLPLLKKAARRSPCQGLSTSKAAIINMSSIGGSFELMSYFDQYQVIGYRCSTAALNMLTKCQSLGYSADGIMSVAMQPGVVNTANNPVPGISVEESTQGIMAVLSKLCEEDNGTFVDYLGHRLPW, from the exons ATGGCACAGCCACTTGATTTCTGTGTTTTCAGTGTCCTGGTGACAGGATCCGATCGAGGGATCGGTCTGGGTCTGGTGAAGAGGTTTCTGGAGCTGTCTTCCCCACCCAAATGGGTCTTTGCTACAACTATGGACCTAGAGGGGGAAGAAACAAAA GAGCTAAGAGAGATGGTTTGCAGATATCCGAATCTGGTGGTGTTGCAATTAG ATGTTACTAAACCTGAAAGCATCCAAGCTGCTCAGAAAGAAGTGGAGAAATGTGTTGGAGAAGGTGGCCTGACCCTCCTATACAACAATGCTGGCATTTGGATCTTCAACGATCTGCAAACAGAAAATGCCAAGGATATGATGAGAGTTTACTCTGTCAATACCATTGGTCCACTGCTGATGAGTCAG GCATTCCTACCCCTGCTGAAGAAGGCAGCCCGGAGAAGCCCATGTCAAGGGCTGAGCACCAGCAAGGCGGCTATTATTAACATGTCCAGTATTGGCGGCTCATTTGAACTTATGTCTTATTTTGACCAATATCAAGTAATTGGATACCGCTGCTCTACG GCTGCTCTAAACATGCTGACCAAGTGCCAATCTCTTGGATATTCAGCCGATGGCATCATGAGTGTCGCCATGCAACCTGGAGTAGTTAATACCGCTAACAACCCAGTT CCGGGAATCAGCGTGGAAGAGAGCACTCAAGGCATCATGGCTGTGTTGTCCAAGCTTTGTGAAGAGGACAACGGGACCTTTGTGGATTATTTGGGTCATCGACTTCCCTGGTGA